A genome region from Alistipes dispar includes the following:
- the pyrF gene encoding orotidine-5'-phosphate decarboxylase: MQHDVIIACDFKSAADTFGFLDLFRGEERKPFLKIGMELFYAEGPEIVREIKRRGHRIFLDLKLHDIPNTVRKAMAVLSRLDVDMCNVHAAGTIEMMKAAREGLTREDGTRPLLIAVTQLTSTSEERMQRELLIGAPIGETIVQYARNAREAGLDGVVCSPLEAGMVHGACGAEFLTVTPGVRFADGDVADQVRVTTPARAREIGSDFIVVGRPITAAADPVAAYRRCVAEFVG, from the coding sequence ATGCAACACGACGTAATCATCGCCTGCGACTTCAAGTCCGCGGCGGACACATTCGGCTTTCTCGACCTGTTCCGGGGCGAGGAGCGCAAACCCTTTCTGAAGATCGGCATGGAGCTGTTCTATGCCGAGGGACCCGAAATCGTGCGCGAGATCAAGCGCCGCGGCCACCGGATTTTCCTCGACCTGAAGCTCCACGACATACCCAACACCGTGCGCAAGGCGATGGCCGTGCTGTCGCGGCTGGACGTGGACATGTGCAACGTCCATGCCGCCGGGACGATCGAGATGATGAAGGCCGCGCGCGAGGGACTTACGCGCGAGGACGGCACGCGGCCCCTGCTGATCGCCGTGACGCAGCTCACCTCGACCAGCGAGGAGCGCATGCAGCGCGAGCTGCTGATCGGAGCCCCGATCGGCGAGACGATCGTGCAGTATGCCCGGAATGCCCGCGAGGCGGGGCTGGACGGCGTGGTCTGCTCGCCGCTCGAAGCCGGCATGGTGCACGGGGCGTGCGGCGCGGAGTTCCTGACCGTGACGCCCGGCGTGCGTTTCGCCGACGGCGACGTGGCGGACCAGGTGCGCGTCACGACGCCGGCCCGCGCCCGGGAGATCGGCTCGGACTTCATCGTTGTGGGACGCCCGATCACCGCGGCTGCGGATCCCGTGGCGGCCTACCGCCGTTGCGTGGCCGAGTTCGTGGGGTGA
- the pyrE gene encoding orotate phosphoribosyltransferase: MEKAIAKDLLSIGAVFLRPEQPFTWASGIKSPIYCDNRLTLSAPEVRGRVEAGLAEIVRTKFPGAEVLMGTSTAGIAHAAITATILGLPMGYVRSGAKDHGRGNRIEGRLEKGQKVVVVEDLISTGGSCIEVVEALREAGAEVLGVASIFTYGMKKGVERLREANVVNYSLSNLDALVEVAADEGYIEPGDKARLLRFRDDPSDESWMNR; encoded by the coding sequence ATGGAGAAAGCTATTGCGAAAGACCTGCTCTCGATCGGCGCGGTGTTCCTGCGTCCCGAGCAGCCGTTCACGTGGGCGAGCGGAATCAAAAGCCCGATTTATTGCGACAACCGTCTGACGCTGTCCGCCCCCGAGGTGCGCGGGCGTGTCGAGGCGGGGCTTGCGGAGATCGTCCGCACGAAGTTTCCCGGCGCGGAGGTGCTGATGGGAACCTCCACGGCCGGCATCGCCCATGCCGCCATCACGGCGACGATCCTCGGCCTGCCGATGGGCTACGTGCGGTCGGGAGCCAAGGACCACGGCCGCGGCAACCGCATCGAAGGACGGCTCGAGAAGGGGCAGAAGGTGGTCGTCGTCGAGGACCTGATCTCGACGGGCGGATCGTGTATCGAGGTGGTCGAGGCGTTGCGCGAGGCGGGCGCCGAGGTGCTGGGCGTGGCGTCGATCTTCACCTACGGCATGAAGAAGGGCGTGGAGCGCCTGCGCGAGGCGAATGTCGTGAATTACAGTCTCTCGAATCTCGACGCGCTGGTGGAGGTGGCCGCCGACGAAGGGTATATCGAACCCGGGGACAAGGCGCGCCTGCTCCGGTTCCGCGACGACCCGTCGGACGAATCGTGGATGAACCGATAA
- the carB gene encoding carbamoyl-phosphate synthase large subunit, whose translation MPKRKDINKVMVIGSGPIVIGQAAEFDYAGTQACMALKEEGYEVVLANSNPATIMTDTHIADKVYMEPLTLEYVAKIIRYERPDAIVPGLGGQTGLNLAVQLAKKGILKECQVEILGTSFESIERAEDRELFKELCEELGEPVLPSEVASSIDEAVGIAAQIGYPVVLRPAFTLGGTGGGFADNEQELREMMRNALFLSPVHQVLIEKSIKGYKEIEYEVIRDSNDTAIAICNMENIDPVGVHTGDSIVVAPSQTLTNREYQMLRDSALKIIRALRIEGGCNVQFALDPLSFKYYLIEVNPRVSRSSALASKASGYPIARVSAKIAVGMTLDEIRIANTPASFEPTLDYVVTKIARFPFDKFSDASNKLGTQMKATGEVMSVGRTMEESLLKAVRSLETGVCHIHHKKFDTWSNDELLDYIKDGTDDRLYAIAQLIRGGIDLVLIYNRTKIDMFFLEKFKNIVEFESVVRAHPMDVETLRDAKRMGFSDKYIGQLWGLSQHDMYRLREKNGIFPVYKMIDTCASEFASYVPYFYSTYELENESVVSGKEKIVVLGSGPIRIGQGVEFDYSTVHAIWSIREAGYEAIIINNNPETVSTDYTTSDKLYFEPLTVEDVMNVVHLEKPKAIVVSLGGQTAINLAEPLAELGVPIIGTDCAAIRNAEDRGCFERIMEELGIPQPEAEAVTDIEAGVRAAARIGYPVLVRPSYVLGGRAMQIVSNEERLRHYLQTAVEVNEDSPVLVDRYIMGKELEVDAICDGRDVFIPGIMEHVERTGIHSGDSISVYPTFSVSRKAKEKIIDYTVRLGLRIGIVGLYNIQFILDGDDEVYVIEVNPRSSRTVPFLSKSTGVQMAHIATQVILGRSLREQGITEVYGREKERWYVKAPAFSFAKIRGMDSYLSPEMKSTGEAIGYDDKLTRALYKALQATGMNVSNYGTIFVTIADQDKEQALPLVRRFYDLGFNVEATTGTAEFLREHGIRTRTRRKLNEGSSEIIDALRQGHVSYVINTIDINQHNTRLDGYEIRRTAVENNVTVFTALETVKVLLDVLEEITLRVSTIDSK comes from the coding sequence ATGCCTAAGAGAAAGGATATCAACAAGGTAATGGTCATCGGCTCGGGGCCCATCGTCATCGGGCAGGCCGCCGAGTTCGACTATGCGGGCACGCAGGCCTGCATGGCCCTCAAGGAGGAGGGTTACGAAGTGGTGCTGGCCAACTCGAACCCCGCGACCATCATGACCGACACGCATATCGCCGACAAGGTTTACATGGAGCCGCTGACGCTCGAGTACGTCGCCAAGATCATCCGCTACGAACGTCCCGACGCCATCGTTCCGGGGCTGGGTGGCCAGACGGGTCTGAACCTGGCGGTGCAACTGGCCAAGAAGGGCATTCTGAAGGAGTGCCAGGTCGAGATTCTGGGCACGTCGTTCGAGTCGATCGAGCGCGCCGAGGACCGCGAGCTGTTCAAGGAGCTGTGCGAGGAGCTGGGCGAGCCGGTGCTTCCCTCCGAGGTGGCCTCGTCGATCGACGAGGCCGTCGGGATCGCCGCGCAGATCGGCTATCCGGTGGTGCTGCGTCCCGCCTTCACGCTGGGCGGCACGGGCGGCGGCTTCGCCGACAACGAGCAGGAGCTGCGCGAGATGATGCGCAACGCACTCTTCCTCTCGCCCGTGCATCAGGTGCTCATCGAGAAGAGCATCAAGGGCTACAAGGAGATCGAGTACGAGGTGATCCGCGACAGCAACGACACGGCCATCGCCATCTGCAACATGGAGAATATCGATCCCGTAGGCGTGCACACGGGCGATTCGATCGTCGTGGCCCCGAGCCAGACGCTCACCAACCGCGAGTACCAGATGCTGCGCGACTCGGCGCTGAAGATCATCCGCGCCCTCCGGATCGAGGGCGGCTGCAACGTGCAGTTCGCGCTCGACCCGCTGTCGTTCAAATACTACCTGATCGAGGTCAATCCCCGCGTGTCGCGCTCCTCGGCCCTCGCGTCGAAGGCGTCGGGCTATCCCATCGCGCGGGTGAGCGCCAAGATCGCCGTGGGCATGACCCTCGACGAGATCCGCATCGCCAACACCCCGGCCTCGTTTGAACCGACGCTGGACTACGTGGTGACGAAGATCGCCCGCTTCCCGTTCGACAAGTTCTCTGACGCCTCGAACAAGCTGGGTACGCAGATGAAGGCCACGGGCGAAGTCATGTCCGTGGGCCGCACGATGGAGGAGTCGCTCCTGAAGGCCGTGCGGTCGCTCGAGACGGGCGTCTGCCACATCCACCACAAGAAGTTCGACACGTGGTCGAACGACGAGCTGCTCGACTACATCAAGGACGGCACGGACGACCGGCTCTACGCCATCGCGCAGTTGATCCGCGGCGGCATCGACCTCGTGCTGATCTACAACCGGACGAAGATCGACATGTTCTTCCTCGAGAAGTTCAAGAACATCGTCGAGTTCGAGAGCGTCGTCCGTGCGCATCCGATGGACGTCGAGACGCTGCGCGACGCCAAACGCATGGGCTTCAGCGACAAGTATATCGGGCAGTTGTGGGGCCTCTCGCAGCACGACATGTACCGTCTGCGCGAGAAGAACGGCATCTTCCCCGTCTATAAGATGATCGACACGTGCGCCAGCGAGTTCGCCTCCTACGTACCCTATTTCTACTCGACCTACGAGCTGGAGAACGAATCCGTGGTGAGCGGCAAGGAGAAGATCGTGGTGCTCGGCTCCGGTCCGATCCGCATCGGGCAGGGCGTCGAATTCGACTACTCCACGGTGCACGCCATCTGGTCGATCCGCGAGGCGGGCTACGAGGCCATCATCATCAACAACAATCCCGAGACCGTCTCGACGGACTACACCACCAGCGACAAGCTCTACTTCGAACCCCTCACGGTCGAGGACGTGATGAACGTCGTGCACCTCGAAAAACCCAAGGCGATCGTCGTGTCGCTCGGCGGCCAGACGGCCATCAATCTCGCCGAGCCGCTCGCCGAGCTGGGCGTGCCCATCATCGGCACGGACTGCGCGGCGATCCGCAACGCCGAGGACCGCGGCTGTTTCGAGCGGATCATGGAGGAGCTGGGCATTCCTCAGCCCGAGGCCGAGGCCGTGACGGACATCGAGGCCGGCGTGCGGGCCGCCGCGCGTATCGGCTATCCGGTGCTGGTGCGTCCGAGCTACGTGCTGGGCGGCCGCGCCATGCAGATCGTCTCGAACGAGGAGCGGCTGCGCCACTACCTCCAGACGGCCGTCGAGGTGAACGAGGATTCGCCCGTGCTGGTGGACCGTTACATCATGGGCAAGGAGCTGGAGGTGGACGCCATCTGCGACGGCCGCGACGTCTTCATTCCCGGCATCATGGAGCATGTCGAGCGCACGGGTATCCACTCGGGCGACTCGATCAGCGTCTATCCGACCTTCAGCGTGAGCCGGAAGGCCAAGGAGAAGATCATCGACTACACGGTGCGGCTGGGTCTGCGCATCGGCATCGTGGGTCTCTACAACATCCAGTTCATCCTCGACGGCGACGACGAGGTGTATGTCATCGAGGTCAATCCGCGCTCGTCGCGCACCGTGCCTTTCCTCTCGAAATCCACGGGTGTGCAAATGGCCCACATCGCCACGCAGGTGATTCTGGGCCGCTCGCTGCGCGAGCAGGGCATCACGGAGGTCTATGGCCGGGAGAAGGAGCGCTGGTACGTGAAGGCGCCGGCCTTCTCGTTCGCCAAGATCCGCGGCATGGACTCCTACCTCTCGCCCGAGATGAAGTCCACGGGCGAGGCGATCGGCTACGACGACAAGCTGACCCGCGCGCTCTACAAGGCGTTGCAGGCCACGGGCATGAACGTCTCGAACTACGGCACGATCTTCGTCACGATCGCCGATCAGGACAAGGAGCAGGCGTTGCCGCTCGTGCGCCGTTTCTACGATCTGGGCTTCAACGTCGAGGCGACGACCGGCACGGCCGAATTCCTGCGCGAGCACGGCATCCGCACCCGCACGCGGCGCAAGCTCAACGAGGGCAGCTCGGAGATCATCGACGCGCTGCGGCAGGGGCATGTGAGCTACGTCATCAACACGATCGACATCAACCAGCACAACACGCGTCTGGACGGGTACGAGATCCGCCGCACGGCCGTCGAGAACAACGTGACGGTCTTCACGGCGCTCGAGACGGTGAAGGTGCTGCTCGACGTGCTGGAGGAGATCACGCTGCGCGTTTCGACCATCGACTCGAAATAG
- the pyrB gene encoding aspartate carbamoyltransferase, translated as MRHLIDPTDLTVEETERIVALAEDIIANRAKYRESCKGKKLATLFYEPSTRTRLSFTSAMLELGGEVIGFSDASSSSVSKGETVADTVRVIRCFADIIAMRHFKEGAPLVASQYAGIPVINAGDGSHAHPTQTLTDLLTIKREKGRFDHLTIGFCGDLKFGRTVHSLIKALSRYEGIRVMLIAPEELRLPDYMLQEMRSASKLEFREVRTMEEVMPELDILYMTRVQKERFLDEEEFDRVKDSFVLDPGKLRTARPDMIVLHPLPRVNEITREVDNDPRAAYFRQVENGKFVRMALIYTLLRWADENRPFARIPVFGEEYVVNGMTCSNPRCISATEDVDQLFRRAADGVCRCAYCEAKAR; from the coding sequence ATGCGACATCTGATTGATCCGACCGATCTGACGGTCGAGGAGACCGAGCGGATCGTGGCGCTGGCGGAGGACATCATCGCCAACCGCGCCAAGTACCGCGAGTCCTGCAAGGGCAAAAAACTCGCCACGCTGTTTTACGAGCCTTCCACCCGCACGCGCCTGAGCTTCACCTCGGCGATGCTGGAGCTGGGCGGCGAGGTGATCGGCTTCTCCGACGCCAGCTCCTCGTCCGTGTCGAAGGGCGAGACCGTGGCCGACACGGTGCGCGTGATCCGCTGTTTCGCGGACATCATCGCCATGCGCCACTTCAAGGAGGGCGCGCCGCTCGTGGCCTCGCAGTATGCCGGCATTCCGGTCATCAACGCCGGGGACGGCAGTCACGCCCATCCGACGCAGACGTTGACGGACCTGCTGACGATCAAGCGCGAGAAGGGGCGTTTCGACCACCTGACGATCGGGTTCTGCGGCGACCTGAAGTTCGGCCGCACGGTCCATTCGCTCATCAAGGCGCTGTCGCGTTACGAGGGGATCCGCGTGATGCTCATCGCGCCCGAGGAGCTGCGCCTGCCCGATTACATGCTACAGGAGATGCGTTCCGCCTCGAAGCTGGAGTTCCGCGAGGTGCGCACGATGGAGGAGGTGATGCCCGAGCTGGACATCCTCTACATGACGCGCGTACAGAAGGAGCGCTTCCTCGACGAGGAGGAGTTCGACCGCGTGAAGGACAGCTTCGTGCTCGATCCGGGGAAGCTGCGCACGGCGCGGCCCGATATGATCGTGCTGCATCCGCTGCCGCGCGTGAACGAGATCACGCGCGAGGTGGACAACGACCCGCGTGCGGCTTACTTCCGGCAGGTAGAGAACGGAAAATTCGTGCGTATGGCATTGATCTATACGCTGCTGCGTTGGGCCGACGAGAACCGTCCGTTCGCCCGGATCCCGGTCTTCGGCGAGGAGTACGTCGTGAACGGAATGACCTGTTCGAATCCCCGCTGCATTTCGGCCACGGAAGACGTCGATCAGCTTTTCCGCCGCGCGGCCGACGGCGTGTGCCGCTGTGCCTACTGCGAGGCGAAGGCCCGGTAG
- a CDS encoding glutaredoxin family protein — protein MKPVKLFYLKNCPFCKKALRYIEEAKAAHPELAEVEIEMIEESEQPGVADGFDYYYVPTFYVDGEKVHEGGIYPEEVERILRRALGACRTTENR, from the coding sequence ATGAAACCCGTGAAACTGTTTTACCTGAAGAACTGCCCCTTCTGCAAGAAGGCGCTGCGGTATATCGAAGAGGCGAAAGCCGCGCATCCCGAACTGGCGGAGGTCGAGATCGAGATGATCGAGGAGTCCGAGCAGCCCGGGGTGGCCGACGGATTCGACTATTACTATGTGCCTACGTTCTATGTGGACGGCGAAAAGGTCCACGAAGGCGGAATCTATCCCGAGGAGGTGGAGCGGATTCTGCGGCGGGCGCTCGGCGCGTGCCGGACGACTGAGAACCGATAA
- a CDS encoding dihydroorotase, producing the protein MKTVYTGARIFRGGRFEEGDLAVEGSRIAPAGERRPDDRTVDLTGLVVVPGLVDVHVHLREPGFPQKETVATGTAAAARGGYTTVCSMPNLNPAPDTPETLERQMEIIRRDAAVRVKPYGTITMGQRGCGELVDFGALAPWVVGFSDDGRGVQSAELMEEAMRRAAAVGRPIVAHCEVDDLLRGGYIHDGVYCRERGHRGICSESEWRQVERDIELSARTGCQYHVCHVSTKESVRLVRQAKASGLRVSCETAPHYLLLTDSDLKEEGRFKMNPPLRGREDREALVEGLADGTIEVIATDHAPHTAEEKLRGLARSAMGIVGLECAFPLLYRYLVLPGTIPFGRLVEAMALAPRRIFGLEGGVEPGDEADFTVLDLEAEYRLDPATFRSKGRATPFAAWPVRGRAVLTVVGGRVAYDGRS; encoded by the coding sequence ATGAAGACCGTATATACCGGCGCCCGGATTTTCCGCGGCGGCCGTTTCGAAGAGGGCGATCTGGCCGTCGAGGGGAGCCGCATCGCACCCGCCGGGGAGCGCCGACCGGACGACCGGACGGTGGATCTGACCGGACTGGTCGTCGTCCCCGGACTGGTGGACGTCCATGTCCACCTGCGCGAACCGGGATTTCCGCAGAAGGAGACCGTCGCCACGGGAACCGCCGCCGCCGCCCGCGGGGGATATACGACGGTCTGTTCGATGCCGAACCTCAATCCCGCGCCCGACACGCCGGAGACGCTGGAGCGGCAGATGGAGATCATCCGCCGCGACGCCGCGGTGCGCGTGAAACCCTACGGCACGATCACGATGGGGCAGCGCGGCTGCGGGGAGTTGGTGGACTTCGGGGCGCTGGCCCCCTGGGTCGTGGGCTTTTCGGACGACGGACGCGGCGTGCAGTCGGCCGAACTCATGGAGGAGGCGATGCGCCGTGCGGCGGCCGTCGGCCGGCCGATCGTGGCCCATTGCGAGGTGGACGATCTGTTGCGCGGCGGGTATATCCACGACGGCGTGTACTGCCGCGAGCGCGGCCACCGGGGAATCTGCTCCGAGAGCGAGTGGCGGCAGGTGGAGCGCGACATCGAACTGTCGGCCCGAACGGGCTGCCAGTACCACGTCTGCCACGTCTCCACGAAGGAGAGCGTGCGTCTGGTGCGGCAGGCCAAGGCGTCGGGACTGCGCGTGAGCTGCGAAACGGCTCCGCACTACCTGCTTCTCACGGACTCGGATCTGAAGGAGGAGGGGCGTTTCAAGATGAATCCGCCGCTGCGCGGCCGCGAAGACCGCGAGGCGCTCGTGGAGGGCCTCGCCGACGGGACGATCGAGGTGATCGCCACCGACCATGCGCCGCATACGGCCGAAGAGAAGCTGCGCGGACTGGCCCGCAGCGCCATGGGCATCGTGGGGCTGGAGTGCGCCTTTCCGCTGCTTTACAGATATTTGGTGCTGCCCGGAACGATTCCGTTCGGGCGGCTCGTCGAGGCGATGGCTCTCGCGCCTCGGCGGATATTCGGCCTCGAAGGGGGCGTGGAGCCCGGCGACGAGGCCGACTTCACGGTGCTGGACCTGGAGGCGGAGTACCGTCTCGATCCGGCGACGTTCCGTTCGAAGGGGCGCGCCACGCCTTTCGCCGCATGGCCCGTCCGGGGACGCGCCGTGCTGACGGTGGTCGGCGGGCGCGTGGCCTACGACGGGCGGAGCTGA
- a CDS encoding dihydroorotate dehydrogenase electron transfer subunit — protein sequence MYKKAVYRIRANEPLTAAVWRMTLEGDTRWIAAPGQFVNIALEGRYLRRPISVCDYDEDSITLIYKVVGGGTAQMSRMRPGECLDLLTGLGNGFSTANDARRPLLVGGGVGVPPLYGLARKLLSEGRPVQVVLGFNTAAEVFCEEEFRALGCDVTVATADGSRGVRGFVTTAIAERTPDFDYFYACGPLPMLRALAEAVAQDGQLSFEERMGCGFGACMGCSCKTKYGNKRICREGPVLEKGEVIW from the coding sequence ATGTATAAGAAAGCAGTTTACAGAATCCGTGCGAACGAGCCGCTGACGGCCGCCGTGTGGCGCATGACGCTGGAGGGCGACACGCGGTGGATCGCAGCGCCCGGGCAGTTCGTCAATATCGCGCTGGAAGGACGGTATTTGCGCCGTCCGATTTCGGTCTGCGACTACGACGAGGATTCGATCACGTTGATTTATAAGGTAGTAGGTGGGGGAACCGCGCAGATGAGCCGTATGCGGCCGGGCGAGTGCCTCGACCTGCTCACGGGGCTGGGCAACGGCTTCTCGACGGCCAACGACGCCCGGCGGCCGCTGCTCGTCGGGGGCGGCGTGGGCGTTCCGCCGCTCTACGGCCTGGCCCGGAAGCTGCTCTCCGAGGGGCGGCCGGTGCAGGTCGTGCTGGGCTTCAACACTGCCGCGGAGGTCTTCTGCGAGGAGGAGTTCCGCGCGCTGGGATGCGACGTGACGGTCGCCACGGCCGACGGGTCGCGCGGCGTGCGGGGCTTCGTCACGACGGCCATCGCCGAACGGACGCCCGATTTCGACTACTTCTACGCCTGCGGCCCGCTGCCGATGCTGCGGGCGCTCGCCGAGGCGGTCGCGCAGGACGGACAGCTCTCCTTCGAGGAGCGCATGGGCTGCGGCTTCGGCGCCTGCATGGGGTGTTCGTGCAAGACCAAATACGGGAACAAGCGCATTTGCAGGGAGGGTCCCGTGCTGGAGAAAGGAGAGGTGATATGGTGA
- the carA gene encoding glutamine-hydrolyzing carbamoyl-phosphate synthase small subunit: MKPFTKKIVLENGREFYGYGFGADREAINEIVFNTSMVGYQEILSDPSYTDQMVVMTYPLIGNYGTAEEDYETKFPTIGGMIVREYNDTPSNFRYTKTLHEVLEEHNIPAVSGIDTRTLTRIIRDEGSQKVLVTDAATPSGEAMRRLREYDLPHDMVSRVSCRKRWFSRTPNHRWDVVAVDCGIKYNIIRKLNEKGCNVTVVPFDASVEEILAFRPDGIFLSNGPGDPTDVRPVIEKVRALRGRLPIFGICMGHQLISLAYGARTFKMKFGHRGGNHPVKCLATGKIEITSQNHSFAVDIESLKGTPLTLTHVNLLDGTAEGVECAADRVFSVQYHPESAPGPQDSAYLFDKFIKMMEEYKNA; the protein is encoded by the coding sequence ATGAAGCCATTTACGAAAAAAATTGTCCTGGAGAACGGCCGCGAGTTTTACGGCTACGGATTCGGGGCCGACCGGGAGGCGATCAACGAAATCGTCTTCAATACCTCGATGGTGGGGTATCAGGAGATTCTCTCCGATCCGTCCTACACCGATCAGATGGTCGTGATGACCTATCCGCTGATCGGCAACTACGGCACGGCCGAGGAGGATTACGAAACGAAATTCCCGACCATTGGCGGCATGATCGTCCGCGAGTACAACGACACGCCTTCGAACTTCCGTTACACGAAGACGCTGCACGAGGTGCTCGAGGAGCACAACATCCCGGCCGTTTCGGGCATCGACACCCGCACGCTGACGCGCATCATCCGCGACGAGGGTTCGCAGAAGGTGCTCGTCACCGACGCCGCGACGCCTTCCGGGGAGGCGATGCGCCGCCTGCGCGAATACGACCTCCCGCACGACATGGTTTCGCGCGTGAGCTGCCGCAAGCGCTGGTTCTCGCGCACGCCCAACCACCGGTGGGACGTGGTGGCCGTCGATTGCGGCATCAAGTACAACATCATCCGCAAACTCAACGAGAAGGGATGCAACGTCACCGTCGTCCCGTTCGACGCCTCGGTCGAGGAGATTCTCGCCTTCCGTCCCGACGGCATCTTCCTCTCGAACGGTCCGGGCGATCCCACGGATGTCCGGCCCGTGATCGAGAAGGTGCGGGCGCTTCGGGGACGTCTGCCGATCTTCGGCATCTGCATGGGCCATCAGCTCATTTCGCTGGCTTACGGCGCGCGGACCTTCAAGATGAAATTCGGCCACCGCGGCGGCAACCATCCCGTCAAGTGCCTGGCCACGGGCAAGATCGAAATCACGAGCCAGAACCACAGCTTCGCCGTGGACATCGAGTCGCTGAAGGGTACGCCTCTCACGCTCACGCACGTCAATCTGCTGGACGGCACGGCCGAGGGCGTCGAGTGCGCCGCCGACCGGGTCTTTTCGGTGCAGTACCATCCCGAGAGCGCGCCGGGTCCGCAGGACAGCGCCTATTTGTTCGATAAGTTCATTAAAATGATGGAGGAGTACAAAAATGCCTAA
- a CDS encoding dihydroorotate dehydrogenase, with product MVNDTQKSVSAPEGAAARDLSVELCGLKLDNPVIPASGTFGYGNEFREFYDINILGSFSFKGTTREARFGNPTPRIAECEAGMINAVGLQNPGIDRVIVEELPRLKTFFRKPVIANISGFSVEEYAYCCERIDREEQVGLIEVNVSCPNVRHGGMSFGTSPEAAAEVTRAVKAVTTKPVVIKLSPNVTDIVAIARACERAGADGLCLINTMLGMRIDPVRRRPVIANTMGGFSGPAIFPVAVRMVYQVSRACRIPVIGCGGVATARDVIEMMMAGATAVEVGAANLVNPYASKEIVEALPAEMERLGIGCLRDIVGCVE from the coding sequence ATGGTGAACGATACGCAAAAGAGCGTCTCCGCACCGGAAGGGGCGGCGGCGCGAGACCTTTCGGTCGAGCTGTGCGGTCTGAAGCTGGACAATCCGGTGATTCCGGCCAGCGGGACTTTCGGCTACGGCAACGAGTTCCGCGAGTTCTACGACATCAACATCCTCGGGTCGTTCTCGTTCAAGGGGACGACCCGCGAGGCGCGTTTCGGTAATCCGACGCCCCGCATCGCCGAGTGCGAGGCGGGCATGATCAACGCCGTGGGGTTGCAGAATCCCGGCATCGACCGCGTGATCGTCGAGGAGCTGCCGCGGCTGAAGACCTTCTTCCGCAAGCCCGTGATCGCCAATATTTCGGGTTTCTCGGTCGAGGAGTACGCCTACTGCTGCGAGCGGATCGACCGCGAGGAGCAGGTGGGGCTGATCGAGGTGAACGTCTCGTGTCCCAACGTGCGGCACGGGGGCATGTCGTTCGGCACGTCGCCCGAGGCGGCGGCCGAGGTGACGCGCGCGGTGAAGGCCGTGACGACCAAGCCGGTGGTCATCAAGCTGTCGCCCAACGTGACGGACATCGTAGCGATCGCCCGGGCGTGCGAACGGGCGGGGGCCGACGGATTGTGCCTCATCAACACGATGCTGGGCATGCGCATCGACCCGGTGCGGCGGCGTCCGGTGATCGCCAACACGATGGGCGGATTCTCCGGGCCCGCGATCTTCCCCGTGGCCGTGCGCATGGTCTATCAGGTGAGCCGGGCGTGCCGCATTCCGGTCATCGGCTGCGGCGGCGTTGCGACGGCACGCGACGTGATCGAGATGATGATGGCCGGGGCGACGGCCGTAGAGGTCGGCGCGGCGAATCTGGTGAATCCCTACGCCTCGAAGGAGATCGTCGAGGCGCTGCCCGCGGAGATGGAGCGGCTGGGCATCGGCTGCCTGCGCGACATCGTAGGCTGCGTGGAGTGA